GAAAGTTTTTGCAGTTGAACCGGATTCAAGCCCTGTCATTGGCGGTAAAGATCCTGGTCCTCACGGAATTCAGGGAATTGGTGCCGGATTTATTCCGAACAACCTAAATACTGAACTTCTTGATGGAACAGTAGAAATTAGTAAAGAGGAAGCTTTTGAGTATGCTCAGAAAGCGGCAAGAGAAGAAGGTTTGTTTGTTGGTATTTCATCGGGAGCATCTTTTGCAGCCGTTGCCAAAAAGATCAAAGAACTACCAAAAGGTTCGCGAATTCTTACTTTCTCGTACGACCACGGCGAGCGCTATTTATCAATTGAAGGATTGTATTAAAACTAACTTCATTATATAAAAAGGGAACCACTCAGCTGAATGGTTCCCTTTTTTCTATTCTGCTGATATATCATCAATTACATCTATCAAACAAAAGCTTTCCTCGAGTTGTTTCTTTTTCGTAAATTCATAAAAATTAATAATGAAAGGATTAACTATGTTTTTTACCGGACTTATTGTTGGAGTACTTTTAACCATGATTCTTTTGATCGTGATAATGCCTAAACAAATGTTTGTGGTAAACGAAAGTAAACTAGGATTTGACGAAACAGTTGCAGCCATTGAACAATCGGCAAAAGACCATAACTGGAGCATGCCGCATTTATATGATCTGCAGGCAACCATGAAAAAACATAATTTTGACGTAAAACCAGTGAAAGTATTTTCGCTGTGCAAGCCCGATCATGCTTACCAGATTTTGAGCAGCGATCAGGAACGTGTGGTTTCAGCGTTGATGCCTTGCCGCGTTGCGGTTTACGAGCGAAATGGCAAAACCTATGTTTCCATGCTGAA
This is a stretch of genomic DNA from uncultured Draconibacterium sp.. It encodes these proteins:
- a CDS encoding DUF302 domain-containing protein yields the protein MKGLTMFFTGLIVGVLLTMILLIVIMPKQMFVVNESKLGFDETVAAIEQSAKDHNWSMPHLYDLQATMKKHNFDVKPVKVFSLCKPDHAYQILSSDQERVVSALMPCRVAVYERNGKTYVSMLNSGLFSKFMGSKVKTVMGAASEENKQILAPVIK